In Planctomycetota bacterium, a single window of DNA contains:
- a CDS encoding enoyl-CoA hydratase/isomerase family protein, with the protein MPLVEYSSDGPIATLTLNNPPANCYTHELMRELDEAILKARFDDAVHAIVLTGAGERFFSAGADIRMLQSVTPRFKYFFCLHANETLNRLEQTPKLVVAAINGTCVGGGLEIALAADLRIARKGAGKIGLPEVNLGVLPGTGGTQRLARVVGKSAAIEMMASGRLFEFDEALQRGILNFVYEAPDRAAFLGRVYEYVRGFCPPHKAAKAVGLIKRAVQSGAEVDFADGLALERELQQQLFESYDAREGLGAYVEKRPPSFRGQ; encoded by the coding sequence ATGCCGCTCGTCGAGTATTCGTCCGACGGCCCGATCGCCACCCTCACCCTCAACAACCCCCCGGCCAACTGTTACACGCACGAGCTCATGCGGGAGCTCGACGAGGCGATTCTCAAGGCCCGGTTCGACGACGCGGTGCACGCCATTGTTCTGACGGGGGCGGGAGAGCGGTTTTTCTCCGCCGGGGCGGACATCCGGATGCTCCAGTCCGTCACGCCGCGCTTCAAGTATTTCTTCTGCCTCCATGCGAACGAGACGCTCAACCGTCTGGAGCAGACCCCGAAGCTCGTCGTCGCGGCGATCAACGGCACCTGCGTGGGCGGGGGACTGGAAATCGCGCTGGCGGCGGACCTGAGGATCGCGCGGAAGGGGGCCGGCAAGATCGGGCTTCCGGAAGTGAACCTGGGGGTCCTGCCCGGCACCGGCGGCACCCAGCGCCTGGCGCGCGTCGTGGGAAAATCCGCCGCGATCGAAATGATGGCCAGCGGCCGCCTGTTCGAATTCGACGAGGCGCTCCAGCGGGGAATCCTGAACTTCGTTTACGAGGCGCCGGACCGTGCGGCCTTCCTCGGGCGCGTGTACGAGTACGTCCGGGGCTTCTGTCCGCCGCACAAGGCGGCCAAGGCGGTCGGCCTCATCAAGCGCGCGGTCCAGAGCGGCGCGGAGGTGGATTTCGCCGACGGGCTGGCGCTCGAACGGGAGCTTCAGCAGCAGCTCTTCGAAAGTTACGACGCCCGCGAGGGTCTGGGGGCCTACGTCGAGAAACGGCCTCCCTCGTTCCGGGGGCAATAG
- a CDS encoding M28 family peptidase: protein MKLLRVLGVLVAAGCAAAPSALERHVRVLASPEFEGRAAGTEGERRAAEYLAGEMRRLGLEVHVQEFPGHGGRGRNVTGVLRGRSDEAVVLGAHYDHLGKDGERIYVGADDNASGTAVVLEAAARLARRPPARTVIFACFSGEETGLHGSRHYVHHPIVPIEKTVAMVNLDMVGRLRDRLIVFGADSGDRFREYLAASPVPVAFNQDPVGPSDHTSFYLKGVPAVHLFTGAHADYHKPTDTADRVNYDGLARVADLVEGLVRRIADAPERMAFRKVASPSAAGGPAPSGATPYFGSVPDYGFEGKGVRLSGVSAGSPAEKAGLREGDVIVALDGRDVPDVRAYSQLLFSRRPGQEIEVEFEREGRRLRAKATLSARRPRSEE, encoded by the coding sequence CGGGACCGAGGGCGAGCGGCGCGCGGCGGAGTATCTGGCGGGCGAAATGCGGCGTCTGGGGCTTGAGGTCCATGTTCAGGAGTTTCCCGGCCACGGTGGGCGCGGGCGGAACGTGACCGGCGTTCTGAGGGGACGCTCGGACGAGGCGGTCGTCCTGGGAGCCCATTACGACCATCTCGGGAAGGACGGAGAGCGGATCTACGTCGGGGCGGACGACAACGCGAGCGGCACGGCCGTGGTTCTGGAGGCGGCGGCGCGTCTGGCGCGGCGGCCTCCGGCGCGCACGGTGATTTTCGCCTGCTTCAGCGGAGAGGAAACCGGTCTTCACGGATCGCGCCACTACGTGCATCATCCGATCGTCCCGATCGAGAAGACCGTAGCCATGGTGAACCTGGATATGGTGGGGCGGCTGCGGGACCGGCTGATCGTGTTCGGCGCCGACAGCGGGGACCGCTTCCGCGAATACCTGGCGGCGAGTCCGGTGCCGGTGGCTTTTAACCAGGACCCCGTGGGGCCGAGCGACCACACCTCGTTCTATCTCAAGGGCGTGCCGGCCGTTCATCTCTTCACCGGGGCGCACGCGGACTATCACAAGCCCACCGACACGGCCGATCGGGTGAATTACGACGGCCTCGCGCGCGTCGCGGATCTCGTCGAAGGCCTGGTCCGGAGGATCGCGGACGCTCCGGAGCGGATGGCGTTCCGGAAGGTCGCTTCGCCCTCGGCGGCGGGCGGCCCGGCGCCCTCGGGGGCGACGCCTTATTTCGGGTCGGTTCCCGACTACGGCTTCGAGGGCAAGGGGGTGCGCCTGTCGGGCGTCTCCGCGGGGAGCCCCGCGGAGAAGGCGGGATTGCGGGAAGGGGACGTCATCGTGGCGCTCGACGGCCGGGACGTGCCGGACGTCCGGGCGTACTCGCAGCTTCTCTTCTCGCGCCGCCCGGGGCAGGAGATCGAGGTCGAATTCGAGCGCGAGGGGCGCCGGCTGCGCGCGAAGGCGACCCTGTCCGCCCGCCGCCCGCGGTCGGAGGAATAA